ACTTCGATGGAGGAGAGTTGATCACAATGTTATGGTCAGAAAATTTCTCGCACAATTCTTTAAGAGAGAGAGACTCTTCAAGTGCAGGTTTTGACAGATGTGCTGAACTGTTGTCTTGCCTTTATAAACCATAAAGGCATAGCATGCAACCAAGGCAACACAAGCCACTAATGTGTAGTAACTGTTGTCTCATCCACACTGTTTTTTAGGGTCAAATGAAAGCTTTTATGAGAAGTAGGTGATTCATTTAGCAGCCTGTGTTATCTCGAGGATCAGTAaccatttcatgcattattttctaCATTCAACCATTACTCTTTATCTTGGCATATTCATAATGGCAGCTGCAAGGCTTGGTAATTGAAGCAAAACTAACTACTGTGCTTCCTGAAACTTTTACAGTTGAAGTTGGTGAGTAATCTATAGCTTTTACTTTGAATTGGAATGCAGTTCATAAGTGATGATCTCATTTTATAGCAAGAATCTGGTTCTCtcttgagggaaaaaaaaaacatgtttctGATTCCAAAAACAAGAAATTGTCATCTTGACTCTTTTGAAGTCTCCAAAATCCTTGCTACTGCTTGAGCTAAGTTGGGTTACTTGCAGCATCAGTGGATGCAGATGTTTCTCCTACCAGATAACTGAAGTCCACTGTTACTATACTCCTGCCATGGTTCTCTGAACCTTTTGTTTTGAGGAGGTCCCAATGGGAGGGAGTGGAGCACAGATTTGAGAGTGGGGCAGATGGCTGACTACATGAAGACAACTGTGGAAAGATTTGGAAAAGACAACAATATCTTGTGGACAGGTAGTGAATCTGGTTATTCTATCCATGCAAACAACAAAACAATCAAGATATACAAGAGTATATGGAATTTACTGTCTTAACTCTGACCAAGAAATGGGGTTTGCATTGAAGCTCAAAGTTTCATTCAACTGTGGGAGATGCCAAGGGATAATTACCAAGTGGCAGATCTGAGATGAGGTTGCACAAGAGTTGAGGTAGGGAGTTTTGGATCCTTTGACCTTAGGATAGCTCATGAGCAAGAGTCAACCACAAATAGTTTCTTCACTTGATTTGGTTGGTCATTAGGCACTTCAAGATTCTTTGAACCTTAATCTAAACCCTGTTGATAGGACTATGTGACAATTTTCTAAATGTTAGACATTATGCCTTACAAGTTTTTTTTAATACAACTCaagctctattttttttttccttttttcttttctggGGGTAGTTTTGGAGGATGTGGAGCTTTCACAGCCTCTTCTGTATGATGGGAAATGAGATAGAATGGCACAGAAAGGCAACTAATCAGAGAGGATTTGACCAAGAACAGAACAATGGTTGGACTTAATAAGAGAGTTGaagtgaaagtagacaaaaaaatgaatgcatgcatgagtgatagaaagaccagtACCTGCTATGGATTATTTCTTGAATCTGAAACCATAAATGTCTCCAAAGAATCTTGAAAGTTCTACTTGATGGTTATCATCTGTGGGTGAAAAGTTCACTGAAACAAGTTACTGATACATGAGAGAAGTAATCTACATATCTACAACTGTTGCTTCTCTTTGGATGCCCTCATTCCCCCTCTGGTCTCCGACATGCAGTACCTGCAATTATTTGATAGCACTGTAAACTCATAAACCCTAGCACAGACAGATCTGCAGAGAGAGATTAGAGCTGATCATTTTACTTGGCAAGATTAGATTCCTTTGGTGTCTTTCTTCCCACAGCATGTTTACCACATGGATCAGAATTTCTAGAAAAGCTTTGAAGGATCGGAAGAACTTAGGAGAAAGAAAGTTGTATGTCACAGTTGACAGATGCTGTTCATGCCATTCTTAGATGGCTTTAAACGATCCTTTTGGTCAACCGTGCACATAGTAGGTGCTGTGAGGAGTGAGAGTACAAGACATGGCATGTCCCCAGCGAATGGGTGAAGTAGAGAGATGGAGGGAAGGAAAAAGTACTCGGTGCTGCACCCAAACAAGATGGATGGATGTAACTGTTATTGCAGTAACTCCATGGATTCCTCTTTCGAGTGTAGATGATGAGCAGCCTTTGCTTGCCGGCACTGTCGGTAAGGCTTGAAGAACAAAACAGCAGTCACTTCACACAGTGCATGCATGAAGAGATGCGTACTGCTGCGGACAGATTCATCTCGAGGTGATCAACCACAAGTTTGATCTCCTGAAGAAGCATATGAGTCAGCAGGAAAAGACTCGAGATATCAGAAACATGATTGCTTTCCGATCTTCCTCTTCCTGGGGAGAGAACTGTGTGATAAGGTAACATCCATCGTGCAGAGAGTGATACAGTCATGGAATGACATGCATTAAAAGAGTTGTTTGTCTTTGGTCGAATGCATCACCACATCAACCGCATGTCCTCTCTTCTGCTCAACATCAATGGACATACAGCCAACATATTATATGAGCATGATGACGCAGAAGAGGAtacgcacagagagagagagagagagagggccacAAGAAGATGTAAGGGTGAAGATAGATATCTTTCTTtacaaagaggaggaagaagaagatcaaGGTTCATATGGATGCAATCATGCAATATCTAATGAGGACAATAagctatatatataaacatatatactatCATCATTGTGGAAATAAACATTAATTGATGGGAAAAAGCAACAAGTTGGAATCAAGATTTGTTGCTGGTGTCGGCCAGAGCACTGATCTCAATTTTTTGAGCCACACTTTTTGATTCGTTAAAAtatattcattatttattttggGTCCATTATCAGTAAAAATATTAgaagtaatttattttttttatttttaaattcaaaTACAATTAATTATAATTCGTGAGGGACAGAGATCAAAGGAGCCGCGTCGGTGATCGCACGTGCCATTCCCTCGTCCGTGTCTCCCCTGCCGACAAATGGGGCCCTCCTCAGGTCGATGAATCCTAGCCGTCCATCAGCCGTCGCGTTCCTGCTTCCTTCTAAAGCCCACTTGGCAGAATTGGCACGGGGACGGGCTACCGTGCGCACCTCCCCGCCCCCTCCCCTCCCTAACCTGCGCGGACTCCCCCACCCTCTATTTAAAGCTCGAAGACTTCGCCGTCTTCCCCCCGTTAACGCAGAGAAACCGGTCCGTTCCGGTTCACCTGACTCAGCTTCGATTCGACCGGTCGAGCTTGGCGGCAATGGCGTTTGCGCCGGCCCTGGTGGAGCCGAGCGTGGACGTCGACAAGCTGAGCTACGAGATCTTCTCCATCCTCGAGAGCAAGTTCCTCTTCGGCATCGACGACCCCaagctcctcctctcctcctcctcctcttccgcctCGCCCGCCGATGCCCCCGTGCCCCGGCCCGCCGCCCCCGGGGGCAAGGTCCGCATTCTTTCCATCGACGGCGGCGGTCGCTCCTCCGACGCCCTCCTCGCCGCCGCTTCCCTCGCGCGCCTCGAGTCCTCCCTCCGCAGCCGCTCGGGCGACCCCTCCGCTCGCGTCGCCGACTTCTTCGACGTAGCTGCCGGGTCCGGGGCCGGGGGCGTCCTCGCCGCCTTGCTCTTCACCCACGGCCCCGACGGTCGGCCCCTCTTGGCGGCCGATGAGGCGCTGCGGTTCCTCCTCGAACGGAGTGGCCGGTCGTTCGTTCCCGTCAGGAGAGGCCCGCTCGGGTGGCTGCTCCATTGGCGGCCCGGGGCGGCGCTCCGGCGGGTGTTCGGAGACGCGACTTTGCGGGACACCGTGAAGCCGGTGCTGGTGCCGTGTTACGACCTGGCGACGGGGGCGCCGTTCCTGTTCTCGCGGGCGGACGCGGTGGAGGCGGACGGTTTCGACTTCCGGATCCGGGAGGTGTGCGCCGCCACGTGCGCGGACCCGGCGGCGGGGGCGGCGCCGGTGGAGATGAGGTCCGCGGACGGGCGGACGCGCATCGCCGCCGTCGGTGGCGGGGTTGCGATGGGCAACCCGGCGGCCGCGGCCATCACGCACGTGCTCAACAACAAGCAGGAGTTCCCCTTCGCCGCGGGGGTGGAGGACCTCATGGTGCTCTCTCTGGGGAGCACCGTCGGCTGCGTAGGGCCAGAGGGCGGAGCCGGAAGGCGGCGGCTGGTGCCGTCGCCGTCGGAGCTCGTGAGGATCGCCGGCGAGGGCGTCGCGGACATGGTGCgggccccctctctctctctcccgctaCCTAATTTCGTCTTTTAGCTCTTTTTCcctcatttaatttttttatatggaTAATTACTTTTTGCTGTTCTGTCGGCAAATCTGAGGAAAATGTCGACTTCCCAATATTCCTTCAACAAATCAAATTCTTCCATTTGTTGGACGACCAAAACATCATAATTCGATCAATAAAAATTACAAGTAAAATCatgtgataattattgatttttttttgttttttttccctCAGGTGGATCAGGCGATTGCTATGGCATTTGGGCATCACAGGACTAATAATTATGTGCGAATTCAGGTAATAATTCTCTAAAAGCaattatatacttatatataataTGTCTCATGAATGATTATGTTATTTTTTGAATAATGATCTCAGGTTACTGGATACGAATCGAGCAATTacacttcaaaaataaataatgtcATCAAATCGCTTAGTTCA
Above is a genomic segment from Musa acuminata AAA Group cultivar baxijiao chromosome BXJ3-4, Cavendish_Baxijiao_AAA, whole genome shotgun sequence containing:
- the LOC135635900 gene encoding patatin-like protein 3; amino-acid sequence: MAFAPALVEPSVDVDKLSYEIFSILESKFLFGIDDPKLLLSSSSSSASPADAPVPRPAAPGGKVRILSIDGGGRSSDALLAAASLARLESSLRSRSGDPSARVADFFDVAAGSGAGGVLAALLFTHGPDGRPLLAADEALRFLLERSGRSFVPVRRGPLGWLLHWRPGAALRRVFGDATLRDTVKPVLVPCYDLATGAPFLFSRADAVEADGFDFRIREVCAATCADPAAGAAPVEMRSADGRTRIAAVGGGVAMGNPAAAAITHVLNNKQEFPFAAGVEDLMVLSLGSTVGCVGPEGGAGRRRLVPSPSELVRIAGEGVADMVDQAIAMAFGHHRTNNYVRIQVTGYESSNYTSKINNVIKSLSSLEEKLSERNIESMLFRGKNFSEQTNVEKLEWFAGELIKEEEKRKKSQIPIVVLKQVMTPRTSSTTASTIITTTTTTITTSPSR